A window of Formosa sp. Hel1_31_208 contains these coding sequences:
- a CDS encoding PD-(D/E)XK nuclease family protein produces the protein MRTFIDEVILDLIKKEHDISQLSFVLPSKRAGTYLRHTISRHVNQTIFSPDILSIEEFIEILSDLQYATNAELLFEFYSVYLKLTPKQHVEPFEKFSKWAQILLQDFNEIDRYLISPNKVFDYLSSIKELEHWSLNENPTTYIKNYLEFWNRLKFYYAELQNKLRQHKKGYQGFVYREAVQNIEQFISLNTEKTFVFIGFNALNKAEELIIQELLQQDLALVYWDIDETFINNPIHDAGLFTRTHKKQWTYYQKHEFNWIGNHYSEEKNINVIGAPKNISQIKYVGELLHQMHAKKGNLENTAVILGDETLLLPLLNSLPQSIRDVNITMGLPLKVIPLASLFEMLFSIHKTKTFSFYYKDVIDILSNPFVRVLFENDSHNVAQDIIDHIQYHNKVYLNLEDLKALAKLFKESISLIFGIWDNDTSQAIKNCVLLILQIKAKLDLDKSKNLLSLEYLYRFNQVFNTLDNLNASFSHINSVVTLFSLYRELIKSETLDFKGEPLQGLQIMGMLESRVLDFETIILTSVNEGVLPAGKSNNSFIPFDVKVENNLPTYKEKDAVYTYHFYRLLQRAKTAYILYNTEPDVLNGGEKSRFITQLEVDGCHDIKQQVVAPKVPSIQTKTLSIQKTPDVISRLNTIASKGFSPSSLTNYIRNPIDFYYEKILGIKQYEEVEENVAFNTLGTVIHNTLEDFYHPLVGEFLTTSHINNMFAKIHARVTSNFKTEFKDGDMTRGKNLIIFEIAQRYISNFLNLELDDVKRGNKIKILAIEANNKVSVYIDRLSKTVNLTGKVDRIDKYNGTIRIIDYKTGRVDASKVEIVNWEDLTTDYTKYSKSFQILMYAYMMHKANSIVLPVEAGIISFKNLNSGVLKFAIKPSTHSRTKNQIISMETLDAFEIELKKLICEIYDPNIDFIEKEV, from the coding sequence ATGAGAACATTCATAGACGAGGTCATTCTTGATTTAATTAAAAAAGAGCATGATATTTCTCAATTATCATTTGTCTTACCCAGTAAACGTGCAGGTACATATCTAAGACATACCATCTCGCGGCACGTTAACCAAACTATTTTTTCTCCAGATATTCTTTCTATTGAAGAGTTTATAGAAATACTCTCAGACCTTCAATATGCTACCAATGCAGAATTGCTTTTTGAGTTTTATAGCGTGTATCTTAAGCTTACCCCAAAACAACATGTCGAACCCTTTGAAAAGTTTTCCAAATGGGCTCAAATACTCCTTCAGGATTTTAATGAAATAGACCGTTATCTCATTTCTCCAAATAAAGTCTTTGACTATTTAAGTTCTATAAAAGAACTTGAGCATTGGTCGTTAAATGAGAACCCAACAACTTATATCAAGAACTATCTTGAATTCTGGAATCGATTAAAATTTTATTACGCTGAACTACAAAATAAATTAAGACAACATAAAAAGGGTTATCAAGGTTTCGTGTATAGAGAAGCCGTTCAAAACATAGAACAATTTATTAGTTTAAATACAGAAAAGACCTTCGTTTTTATTGGTTTTAATGCACTTAACAAAGCCGAAGAACTAATTATACAAGAACTACTACAACAAGATTTAGCTCTGGTATATTGGGATATAGATGAGACATTTATTAATAACCCGATACACGACGCTGGCCTTTTTACCCGAACCCATAAAAAGCAATGGACCTATTATCAAAAACACGAATTTAACTGGATAGGAAATCACTACTCTGAAGAGAAAAACATCAACGTCATTGGTGCTCCAAAAAATATCAGTCAAATAAAATATGTTGGGGAACTGCTGCACCAAATGCATGCTAAAAAAGGAAATCTAGAGAATACAGCTGTTATTTTAGGAGATGAAACTTTGTTATTGCCTTTACTTAATTCGTTGCCTCAATCAATTAGAGATGTTAATATTACCATGGGACTGCCGTTGAAAGTAATCCCTCTGGCAAGTTTGTTTGAGATGCTGTTCAGTATTCATAAAACTAAAACATTTTCCTTTTATTATAAAGATGTGATTGATATATTATCCAATCCCTTTGTTCGTGTTTTGTTTGAAAATGACTCTCATAATGTGGCTCAAGATATTATTGATCATATTCAATACCATAATAAGGTTTATTTAAATTTAGAAGATTTAAAAGCACTTGCTAAACTATTTAAAGAGAGTATTAGTTTAATCTTTGGAATTTGGGACAACGACACTAGTCAAGCCATTAAAAACTGTGTTCTCCTTATCTTACAGATTAAAGCAAAATTAGATCTTGATAAATCTAAAAATCTTCTCTCACTAGAATACTTATACCGTTTTAATCAAGTATTTAATACCCTAGACAACTTAAATGCCTCATTTTCACATATCAATTCTGTAGTGACTCTTTTTAGCTTGTATCGGGAACTTATCAAAAGTGAAACATTAGACTTTAAAGGCGAGCCCTTACAAGGTTTACAAATTATGGGAATGTTAGAATCACGTGTGCTTGATTTTGAAACTATCATCTTAACTTCTGTAAATGAAGGTGTTTTACCCGCAGGAAAAAGCAATAATTCATTTATTCCATTCGACGTGAAGGTAGAAAACAACCTGCCGACTTATAAAGAAAAAGACGCTGTATATACCTATCATTTTTATCGTTTATTGCAACGCGCCAAAACTGCTTATATTCTATACAATACCGAACCAGACGTTCTTAATGGTGGTGAAAAGAGTAGATTTATTACGCAATTGGAAGTCGATGGATGTCATGATATCAAACAGCAAGTAGTCGCACCAAAAGTACCTTCAATACAAACTAAAACACTTAGTATACAAAAAACACCTGACGTAATAAGTAGGTTGAATACTATTGCCTCCAAGGGGTTTTCACCTTCGTCCTTAACTAATTATATTCGAAATCCCATTGATTTCTATTACGAAAAGATTTTAGGTATTAAACAGTACGAAGAAGTGGAAGAAAATGTGGCTTTCAATACCTTAGGAACCGTCATTCATAATACACTAGAAGATTTTTATCACCCGCTGGTTGGCGAATTTCTAACCACAAGCCATATCAATAATATGTTCGCGAAAATTCATGCTCGAGTGACTTCAAACTTTAAAACCGAATTTAAAGATGGCGATATGACCAGGGGTAAAAATCTTATCATTTTTGAAATTGCTCAAAGATATATTTCAAATTTTTTAAATCTTGAATTGGATGATGTTAAACGAGGCAATAAAATAAAAATATTGGCTATTGAAGCCAATAATAAGGTTTCAGTTTATATTGATAGATTATCAAAAACAGTGAACCTCACTGGAAAAGTTGACCGTATTGATAAATACAATGGTACAATCCGAATTATTGATTACAAAACAGGAAGAGTCGATGCTAGTAAAGTAGAAATAGTAAATTGGGAAGACCTCACAACAGACTACACTAAATACAGTAAAAGTTTCCAGATTCTCATGTATGCATATATGATGCACAAAGCCAATAGTATTGTGTTACCAGTAGAAGCAGGTATTATTTCATTCAAGAACTTGAATTCGGGCGTGCTCAAATTTGCAATTAAACCATCAACGCATAGTAGGACCAAGAACCAAATAATTTCGATGGAAACACTTGATGCCTTCGAAATTGAGCTTAAAAAATTAATTTGTGAAATTTATGACCCAAACATAGATTTCATTGAAAAGGAAGTATAG
- a CDS encoding S9 family peptidase, which produces MTHKNQVIHRTNNKPILYDLYFNPSNKPKPLVIFCHGYKGFKDWGCWDLVAERFSKEAIFFAKFNFSHNGGTIENPIDFPDLNAFAENNYSKELDDLNAVIDLLLSKDFNYYHDIDPNNVTLIGHSRGGGISIIKTSENKRITKLITWASVSDFSSRFGSTDAILNWRIAGVKYVLNGRTKQQMPHHFQFYKDFKDHEERLHIESAAKQIKVPSLIIHAKGDVAVKFSEAEALKSWSAKAMLIAIEGSNHVFGASHPWKSNVLPNQLKYVVEQSIDFIKS; this is translated from the coding sequence ATGACCCATAAAAATCAAGTTATACACAGAACAAACAATAAGCCCATTTTGTATGATTTATATTTCAATCCTAGTAATAAGCCAAAACCATTAGTTATATTTTGTCATGGTTACAAGGGCTTCAAAGATTGGGGGTGTTGGGATCTTGTTGCCGAACGTTTTAGTAAAGAGGCTATTTTCTTTGCCAAATTCAACTTCTCTCATAATGGCGGAACTATAGAAAACCCCATTGATTTCCCTGATTTAAATGCGTTTGCAGAAAACAATTATAGTAAAGAATTAGATGATTTGAATGCGGTTATTGACTTATTACTTTCTAAAGATTTTAACTATTACCATGACATAGACCCAAATAATGTCACCTTAATAGGACACTCTAGAGGAGGCGGGATTTCTATCATTAAAACATCCGAAAACAAACGCATTACAAAGTTAATCACTTGGGCGAGTGTAAGTGATTTTAGCTCTCGGTTTGGTTCAACTGATGCTATCTTAAATTGGCGTATAGCTGGGGTAAAATATGTTCTTAATGGCAGAACGAAACAGCAAATGCCTCATCATTTTCAGTTTTATAAGGATTTTAAAGACCATGAGGAACGTCTGCATATAGAATCTGCGGCCAAGCAAATAAAAGTTCCTTCATTGATCATTCATGCCAAAGGTGATGTGGCCGTAAAATTTTCTGAAGCTGAAGCTCTAAAGTCATGGAGTGCAAAAGCAATGCTCATAGCAATCGAAGGTTCAAATCATGTCTTCGGAGCGAGTCATCCCTGGAAATCAAATGTCTTGCCTAACCAACTGAAATATGTAGTAGAACAAAGTATTGATTTTATAAAATCTTAG
- a CDS encoding UDP-2,3-diacylglucosamine diphosphatase yields MIVPEGKKIYFASDNHLGAPTIEASLPREKKFVAWLDDIKHDAAAIFLLGDLFDFWFEYKTVVPKGFVRTLGKLAEISDSGIPIYFFVGNHDLWMNGYFETELNIPVYHQPKEFVFNDTKFFIAHGDGLGPFDKGYKRMKKVFTNPVFKFLFKWLHPDIGMRIAQYLSVKNKLISGVHDAHYLGEDKEWLIQYSKSKLQETHQDYFIYGHRHLPMAVPLNETSKYVNLGDWIQYFTYGVFDGKDFELNTYPK; encoded by the coding sequence ATAATAGTACCTGAAGGGAAAAAAATTTACTTTGCGTCCGATAATCACTTGGGTGCGCCTACAATTGAAGCCTCTTTACCTCGTGAAAAGAAATTTGTTGCATGGTTAGATGACATAAAACACGATGCTGCAGCCATATTTTTATTGGGGGATTTATTCGACTTTTGGTTCGAATATAAAACCGTTGTCCCTAAAGGATTTGTTCGAACCTTAGGTAAACTTGCTGAAATTAGTGATTCTGGAATTCCCATTTATTTTTTTGTAGGTAATCATGACTTATGGATGAATGGTTATTTTGAAACAGAACTGAACATTCCCGTTTATCACCAACCTAAAGAGTTTGTTTTTAATGACACTAAATTCTTTATTGCTCATGGTGATGGATTAGGTCCGTTTGATAAAGGCTATAAACGCATGAAAAAAGTGTTTACTAATCCTGTCTTTAAATTTCTGTTTAAATGGTTGCATCCCGATATTGGTATGCGAATTGCACAATACCTATCTGTAAAGAATAAGCTAATTTCTGGTGTTCATGATGCTCATTATTTGGGTGAAGATAAAGAGTGGCTCATTCAATACAGTAAATCAAAATTACAAGAAACACATCAGGACTACTTTATTTATGGTCACCGACATTTACCTATGGCAGTGCCATTAAACGAGACCTCTAAATATGTGAATTTGGGCGATTGGATTCAATATTTTACCTATGGTGTTTTTGATGGAAAGGATTTTGAATTAAACACCTATCCCAAGTAA
- a CDS encoding MATE family efflux transporter codes for MKTEITLKQINKLAIPALIAGVAEPILSLTDTAIIGNVDTNAAESLAAVGVVGTFISMLIWVLGQTRSAISSIVSQHLGADQLDKVKNLPAQAIFIITSISIFIIIITLPFASQIFKLYNASDVILDYSVDYYSIRVFGFPFTLFTIAIFGTFRGLQNTFYPMIIAIIGTIVNVVLDIALVYGIDGLINPMHIKGAAWASVIAQITMALSSAYFLLSKTDISLRITFPFNKEIKNFIQMILNLFVRTLALNATLYFATRFATSYGTEYIAAYTIAINLWFLGAFIIDGYASAGNILSGKFLGAKNYKKLVELSQFLIKCGIGVGIILLLLGLISYNFIGHIFTKDQLVLDEFYNVFWIVLAMQPFCALAFIYDGMFKGMGKMKFLRNLLLLSTGLVFIPLLFLLDSFDLKLYAVFIALTFWIIARGIPLIIKFRQLFLSLSQKT; via the coding sequence TTGAAAACTGAAATCACATTAAAACAAATCAATAAGCTCGCTATTCCAGCATTAATTGCAGGTGTAGCAGAGCCAATTCTTTCTTTGACAGATACCGCAATCATAGGTAATGTAGACACTAATGCTGCAGAGTCTCTAGCAGCAGTGGGTGTTGTTGGCACTTTTATATCTATGTTAATTTGGGTGTTAGGCCAAACACGAAGCGCCATTTCTTCTATTGTATCACAACATTTAGGAGCAGATCAATTAGATAAAGTCAAAAATTTACCTGCACAAGCCATTTTTATCATTACTTCTATAAGCATCTTCATAATCATAATTACACTCCCTTTTGCTTCTCAAATATTTAAGCTTTATAACGCCTCAGATGTAATTCTAGATTATAGTGTAGACTATTATTCCATTCGAGTTTTTGGATTCCCATTTACCTTATTCACCATTGCTATATTTGGTACATTTAGGGGGCTTCAAAACACCTTTTACCCAATGATTATTGCTATTATAGGCACTATTGTTAATGTCGTTTTGGATATTGCCTTGGTCTATGGAATTGATGGGCTTATTAATCCTATGCATATTAAAGGAGCCGCTTGGGCAAGTGTAATTGCACAAATTACAATGGCTTTGTCTTCTGCTTATTTCTTACTCTCAAAAACTGATATTTCCTTGCGAATCACATTTCCGTTTAATAAAGAGATAAAGAATTTTATTCAAATGATTTTGAATTTGTTTGTCCGCACATTGGCACTAAACGCGACATTATACTTCGCAACAAGATTTGCTACATCTTATGGAACAGAATATATCGCAGCTTATACCATAGCCATAAATTTATGGTTTCTAGGTGCCTTTATTATTGATGGTTATGCAAGTGCTGGAAATATTTTATCCGGCAAATTTTTAGGTGCTAAAAATTATAAAAAACTAGTGGAATTAAGTCAGTTTCTAATTAAATGTGGGATTGGAGTTGGGATTATATTATTATTATTGGGATTAATTAGCTACAACTTTATTGGCCATATCTTTACCAAAGATCAACTTGTACTCGATGAATTCTATAATGTGTTTTGGATTGTTCTAGCAATGCAGCCCTTTTGTGCACTCGCTTTTATTTATGACGGCATGTTTAAAGGAATGGGTAAAATGAAATTTCTTCGTAATCTTTTATTATTGTCAACAGGTTTAGTATTTATTCCTCTTCTGTTTTTACTCGATAGTTTTGATCTTAAATTGTACGCCGTTTTTATTGCTTTAACTTTTTGGATTATAGCAAGGGGAATTCCATTGATTATAAAATTCCGGCAACTATTTTTGTCACTTTCTCAAAAGACGTAA
- a CDS encoding GNAT family N-acetyltransferase: protein MIRKATENDIGRIIEITRACAKHMISNGVFQWNEHYPNSAAFKNDVDRQELYVLETVNEVIGCIVISTFMDDEYVPVQWLTPNKNNIYIHRLAVHPQCQGQGFAQELMCFAENFARKHEYNSIRLDTFSKNNRNQKFYELRGYQKLNDIYFPMQSNYPFHCYELIF from the coding sequence ATGATACGTAAAGCAACTGAAAACGATATAGGTCGAATTATAGAAATTACGCGAGCCTGTGCTAAACATATGATTAGCAATGGTGTTTTTCAGTGGAATGAACACTACCCAAATAGCGCTGCCTTTAAAAATGATGTTGATCGTCAGGAATTATATGTTCTAGAAACCGTAAATGAAGTAATTGGTTGCATAGTAATTTCTACTTTCATGGATGATGAATACGTTCCTGTGCAATGGTTGACTCCAAATAAGAATAATATCTACATTCACCGTTTAGCAGTACACCCACAATGTCAAGGACAAGGCTTTGCGCAAGAGTTGATGTGTTTTGCTGAAAACTTTGCTAGAAAGCACGAGTATAATTCGATTAGATTAGATACCTTTTCAAAAAATAATAGAAACCAAAAGTTTTACGAACTTCGTGGATATCAAAAATTAAATGATATCTATTTCCCTATGCAAAGTAATTATCCTTTTCATTGTTATGAACTTATCTTTTGA
- the kbl gene encoding glycine C-acetyltransferase — MYGNIQKHLQNEIQSIKDDGLFKEERIITSPQGPEITLSTGQTVLNFCANNYLGLSSHPEVVQAAKDALDTHGFGMSSVRFICGTQDIHKELEQKIADFYGTEDTILYAAAFDANGGVFEPLLGKEDAIISDSLNHASIIDGVRLCKAARYRYANNNMVDLEKQLIAANENGARFKIIVTDGVFSMDGLLAPLDKICDLADKYDALVMIDECHATGFIGETGRGTLEEKGVLDRIDIITGTLGKAMGGAMGGYTTAKKEVIEILRQRSRPYLFSNSLAPAIVGASIKVFDMLANDTTLRDTLEKNTIYFKKEIKAAGFDIVDGDSAIVPVMLYDAKLSQTMAKMLLDEGIYVIGFFFPVVPREKARIRVQLSAAHTKTHLDKAIAAFIKVGKTLEII, encoded by the coding sequence ATGTACGGAAACATACAAAAACACTTACAAAACGAAATACAATCTATAAAAGATGACGGACTTTTTAAGGAAGAACGCATTATTACCTCACCTCAAGGTCCAGAGATAACTCTAAGCACAGGACAAACGGTTCTAAATTTTTGTGCGAATAACTACTTAGGCCTCTCTTCCCATCCAGAAGTAGTTCAAGCGGCAAAAGACGCATTAGACACACATGGCTTTGGCATGTCTTCTGTGCGTTTCATTTGTGGAACACAAGACATACATAAAGAATTAGAACAAAAGATAGCAGATTTCTATGGCACCGAAGACACCATACTGTACGCTGCTGCTTTTGATGCTAATGGTGGCGTTTTTGAACCCTTATTAGGTAAAGAGGATGCTATTATATCAGATTCATTAAATCATGCTTCAATTATTGATGGTGTGCGTCTTTGCAAAGCAGCGCGTTATCGCTATGCCAATAATAACATGGTGGATTTAGAAAAACAGTTGATTGCGGCTAATGAGAATGGCGCTCGATTTAAGATTATTGTCACTGATGGTGTATTCTCCATGGATGGGCTTTTAGCTCCATTAGATAAAATATGTGATTTAGCAGATAAATATGACGCTCTTGTCATGATTGATGAATGTCATGCAACTGGTTTTATCGGTGAAACTGGTCGCGGAACATTAGAAGAGAAAGGTGTTTTAGATCGTATTGACATCATAACAGGAACTTTAGGTAAAGCCATGGGCGGAGCTATGGGCGGTTACACTACTGCTAAAAAAGAAGTTATCGAAATATTACGTCAGCGATCGAGACCTTATTTGTTTTCAAATTCACTTGCACCCGCAATAGTTGGTGCTTCTATAAAAGTGTTTGATATGCTTGCCAATGACACTACATTAAGAGATACATTAGAAAAAAATACTATTTATTTTAAAAAAGAAATAAAAGCTGCTGGATTCGATATTGTTGATGGTGATTCGGCCATTGTCCCAGTCATGCTCTACGACGCAAAATTATCTCAAACTATGGCGAAAATGCTACTTGACGAGGGCATATATGTAATTGGCTTCTTTTTCCCAGTAGTACCAAGAGAAAAAGCTCGAATAAGAGTACAACTTTCTGCTGCACATACAAAAACACATTTAGACAAGGCTATTGCTGCGTTTATTAAGGTAGGTAAAACATTGGAAATTATTTAA
- a CDS encoding universal stress protein, with the protein MKSILVPVGSSKNAVSHLQYAVDFAKAFGAKLYVVQVYNVYTKAGTMMKVDEMIERESLGFLKSHVAKVNKRNVEIIVKTFKGKLVDTLESACKALDVDLIMLEPRTNSIKDEVYLGKTSGKIVKQTNIPALIVPEGYVYKPIVKILLALKSAIIKKEEALLPLKAIKNQFKSVVNLLLVKTQYHNEGDFDVNDELASLITNTTYSENPTTYQGVLEHYKNNNPDLLCVVRRKRGFFVKKWEKYTILKKDFTSNLPVLVLSGIK; encoded by the coding sequence ATGAAGTCTATTTTGGTTCCAGTTGGTTCATCTAAAAATGCTGTAAGTCATTTACAATATGCAGTTGATTTTGCAAAAGCTTTTGGCGCAAAATTATATGTAGTTCAAGTGTATAATGTTTACACCAAAGCCGGAACGATGATGAAAGTAGATGAAATGATAGAACGCGAGAGTTTAGGATTTTTAAAAAGTCATGTTGCTAAAGTTAATAAAAGGAATGTTGAAATTATTGTCAAGACCTTTAAGGGCAAACTTGTAGATACTTTAGAATCGGCGTGTAAAGCTTTAGATGTAGATTTAATTATGTTAGAACCCAGAACAAACTCAATTAAAGACGAAGTCTATTTGGGTAAGACCTCTGGTAAAATTGTAAAACAAACAAATATTCCAGCATTAATAGTCCCAGAAGGCTATGTATACAAGCCAATTGTAAAAATTTTATTAGCCTTAAAATCGGCGATTATTAAAAAAGAAGAAGCTTTACTGCCATTAAAAGCTATTAAAAATCAGTTTAAATCGGTTGTAAATTTATTATTGGTTAAAACACAATATCATAATGAGGGTGATTTTGATGTTAATGATGAATTGGCGAGCTTAATTACTAATACAACTTATAGTGAAAATCCAACAACTTATCAAGGTGTATTGGAGCACTATAAAAATAACAATCCAGACTTATTATGTGTAGTTAGACGTAAACGAGGTTTTTTTGTGAAGAAATGGGAAAAATATACCATTCTAAAAAAAGACTTTACGAGCAACTTGCCCGTTTTAGTATTGAGCGGTATAAAATAA
- a CDS encoding 6-carboxytetrahydropterin synthase, translating to MSNIRITKQFSFETGHALYGYDGKCKNVHGHSYRLDVTVIGQPISDNTNVKFGMVIDFSDLKTIVKEEIVDVFDHATVFNKNTPHVELAKELQSRDHNVLLVNYQPTSEMMVIDFAEKIKNRLPNNIKLHSLKLQETATSYAQWFASDND from the coding sequence ATGAGCAATATTCGTATTACTAAACAGTTTTCATTTGAAACAGGACACGCCTTATACGGTTATGACGGCAAGTGTAAAAATGTTCATGGCCATAGTTACCGATTAGACGTTACAGTTATCGGGCAACCAATTTCTGATAACACTAATGTTAAATTTGGGATGGTCATTGATTTTAGCGATTTGAAAACAATCGTAAAAGAAGAAATCGTAGATGTTTTTGATCATGCTACAGTATTCAATAAAAACACACCCCATGTTGAATTAGCCAAAGAGCTACAGAGTAGAGATCATAATGTACTTTTAGTAAACTATCAGCCAACAAGTGAAATGATGGTTATTGATTTTGCTGAAAAGATTAAAAATAGACTCCCTAACAATATCAAACTACACTCTTTAAAATTACAGGAAACGGCAACCTCTTATGCACAGTGGTTTGCTTCAGATAATGACTAA
- a CDS encoding OmpA family protein, protein MKNLSRLFFALLLVLSFNANAQDDNNPWKITLGANAVDLYPVGEDAPLGSYFDEFFNAEDHWNILPSLSSLSVSRYLSDGFTFTAAGSINEISKIGDSTADDLTYYALDGAVSYSFADLIKSTKIDPYLGVGGGYTWVDEIGAGTLNGTLGLNYWLSENIGLTAQSSYKHAFEDYLPKHWQHTVGVSIRFGGKDTDGDGVYDKDDACPDVPGLEEFNGCPDSDSDGIEDAKDDCPNEAGLAEFNGCPDSDSDGVADKSDDCPTVAGLKELNGCPDADGDGVADKDDQCPNEKGPSANKGCPWPDTDGDGVLDKDDKCPNEAGTVANNGCPEVKPTPEVVKALNTYARSILFDTGKASFKAETDKVLQAMVVIFKEYPRADFAIEGHTDSVGSKSTNQALSTRRANAVRDYLIANGINADRLTANGFGEDNPIATNKTRAGRSENRRVEVKLKN, encoded by the coding sequence ATGAAAAATCTTAGCAGATTATTTTTCGCTTTGTTGCTAGTATTAAGCTTCAATGCTAATGCACAAGATGACAACAATCCTTGGAAGATTACTCTTGGTGCAAATGCAGTTGATCTTTATCCTGTTGGAGAAGATGCTCCTTTAGGTTCTTATTTCGATGAGTTCTTCAATGCAGAAGATCATTGGAACATCTTACCTTCTCTTTCTTCGTTATCTGTTTCTAGATACCTAAGCGATGGATTTACGTTCACTGCTGCTGGATCTATAAATGAAATTAGTAAAATTGGAGACTCTACTGCTGATGACTTAACATACTATGCTTTAGATGGTGCAGTATCTTACAGTTTTGCAGACCTAATTAAATCTACAAAAATTGACCCTTATTTAGGTGTTGGTGGTGGTTACACTTGGGTAGATGAAATTGGTGCAGGTACTTTAAACGGTACTTTAGGATTGAACTACTGGTTATCTGAAAATATCGGATTAACGGCTCAATCATCTTACAAGCATGCTTTTGAAGATTACTTGCCTAAGCATTGGCAACACACAGTTGGTGTTTCTATCCGTTTTGGAGGAAAAGATACTGACGGTGATGGTGTATATGACAAAGATGACGCTTGTCCAGATGTACCTGGTTTAGAAGAATTTAATGGCTGTCCAGATTCTGACAGTGATGGTATCGAAGATGCTAAAGATGATTGTCCAAACGAAGCTGGTTTAGCTGAATTTAACGGTTGTCCAGATTCTGATAGTGATGGTGTTGCTGACAAGTCTGATGACTGTCCAACTGTTGCTGGTTTGAAAGAATTAAATGGATGTCCTGATGCTGACGGTGACGGTGTTGCTGACAAAGATGACCAATGTCCAAATGAAAAAGGCCCTTCTGCTAACAAAGGATGCCCATGGCCAGATACTGATGGTGATGGTGTACTAGATAAAGATGATAAGTGTCCTAACGAAGCAGGAACTGTTGCTAACAACGGTTGTCCAGAAGTTAAGCCAACTCCTGAAGTTGTGAAAGCATTAAATACATATGCAAGATCAATTTTGTTTGATACTGGTAAAGCATCATTCAAAGCTGAAACAGATAAAGTATTACAAGCTATGGTAGTAATCTTTAAAGAATACCCAAGAGCAGATTTCGCAATCGAAGGTCATACTGATAGCGTAGGTTCTAAATCTACGAACCAAGCTTTATCTACTAGAAGAGCTAACGCAGTAAGAGATTATTTAATCGCTAATGGTATTAATGCAGATAGATTAACTGCAAACGGATTTGGTGAAGATAATCCTATCGCTACTAACAAAACTAGAGCTGGTAGATCAGAAAACAGACGTGTTGAAGTAAAGTTGAAAAACTAA